In [Chlorobium] sp. 445, the genomic stretch GGCTCGCCTTCAGTCACAGGCTCGTTTAGCGGCGTCTCCTCTTTCGGTGGCGCTTGCTGCATGGATGCCGTAAATTGCTCTTGCTGCTCAAGGTCCTTGATAGCACGTAAGACTAACCCGACAGCGGTCGCATAAATCGGTGAATGCAGTTCTCCTACCATGCCGCCTGTGATGCCTTCGGGCTGACCAATTCGGACATCGAGTCCTAACACTTCTTGCGCCAATGCTTGATTGCCATTGATTAAGCTGCCGCCACCCGTGATGATAGCGCCTGCGTTGAGATAGTTGTAATAGCCAGAGCGTTTGAGAGCTGCACGCACATACTCAAAAATTTCGGTCATGCGCGCCTCAATGATGTTCGTAAGTGTGCTGCGCATAAAGGTCTTTGGCGCACGTCCCTCAATACCCTGCACCAAAATTTCTTCATCTTTGATAAGATCACGTGAATAGGCGCAGCCGTGGCGAATCTTTAAGTCTTCAGCAACTTCATGCAGCGTTTTGAGCCCAATCGCTACATCATTTGTGACATCAATCGCTGCCCACTTAATGACCTCGGAATGTCGAATCACACCTTTGGTGTAAATCGCTACATCGGTAGTGCCGCCGCCAATATCAATGATTGCGACGCCCGACTTGCGCTCGGAATCTTTCATGACCGCCATGCCTGAGGCAATCGGCTCAAAGGTCATTCCGTTAATCGTTAAGCCTGCTTTTTCCACGCACTGCTGAATGTTTCGCACTTTGGTCTTCATGCCTAAGACCACATAGACCGACCCTTTCATCGTTGTGCCAATAATGCCAATCGGGTCTAAGACACCTTCTTGGTCATCGACAATAAATTCTTGCGGAATTGCATGAATGATTTCTCGCTCTACATCCAGATGTTTCAAATTTGCTTTAGCTTTTTCGACAAAGCGCATCACGTCGCTGTAATTGACAATGCCACTTTGGTTGATACTCACTTCTGCATGAGACCTAATGCACTGCACATGCTCACCAGAAATGCCAACATTGACACCTTTGATACGAATCGAGGATGTATGCTCAGCTTCTTTTACAGCCTGACGAATCGCATCAACGGTTTTGTTGATATTGACCACGGCAGCGCGAGACAGCCCTTCTGAATGCGCTCGCCCAACGCCTAACACATTGATTTTGCCAAATTCATCTTTTTGGGCAACTACGGCGCACACCTTTGTGGTGCCGATGTCAAGCCCGACCACAATTTTTTCTTTTGCCATCCTGTACCGTCCTTTTCTCGTTTGGCGTCATTGCCGCTTGTTTTCAAAATTGGGTTTCAAATTCTGGACAGATTTTGCAAACACACATCGATCGTAGCGCAAATCCACGTACTCGAATTGCTGCACACCTTTTTTGACAATCACTTGTCTCCAAAATGCCTCGAAGGCACGCAGCTTGCGCTCGTACTCGCCATCACTGCCAAACACAAAGCGCGTGTCTGCCTCGTTTGAGAATGCAACAAGTTCTTTTGGTGTCAGGCGCACTTCTGCTATTAGTGTTCGGCAGAGTTCACGCCGCCGCAAGGCTGCAAGTAACTCCAGTGCACTTTTCGCCTCTGCCGAATCCAGCGCCAAAAAGCCCTGACGATTGTGATGCACTTTCTCAAATCCCGATAGCCACGGCAAGCGCATTTTGCCTAAGAACTCTGGCTCTGCATCTGCTAAGACTCCATCTTCTCCGACCACTTTCAAACGCCCCCCAACTGCAGTGAAAGCCACAAACTGCCGCTCCTCAATTCTTAGGTGAATGGTGCTTGGAAATTCTTTTGTCGCTACCACTTTCTTTATCAGCGGCAGCGTGCAGAGCGTATCTTCAATTTGGGCTAAATGCACCTCTCGCATGGTTTTGCCTAGCAAAAAGTTGATGCGCTCTGTTATCGCTTCCGTGCGCGCCAAATGATTACCCGTAATGACAAACTCTTTGAGCGACACCTGCTGCGCCCACACACCTGCCAGTGCACCTAACACCACCAGTCCACTGACCACGCCCATCACGACAAGGGTTTTCGGTTGCTTTACCCCTTTTTCATTCTGCGCGCCTTTGAATGTGTGGCGTTCTTGGCTTAGCGCTGGTTGTGGCTCAATGCTACCATTCTCTTCTTCGTCAATTTTGTGTGGCGCACTCACTTCTTCTTGCGGCTTTTCGTGCTGCACTTTCTCAGCATAGTTGCCTGCCGCAGTTGGCACATTTGCACTGACTTTTGGCTCACGCTCAAACTCCACGAAGCCGTTATCAACTTTTTCTCTTTCTTCGCTCATAGCATCACACCTTCTTTTTTCACTTCAAAGCCAATAAGTTTGATTTCAAGTTCAAGCCCAATGCCGAACTTGTCTTTGACGGCGCACTGTGCCAGACGAATCAGCGCAAGCACATCGCTGGCTTTTGCACCGCCGAGATTGACAATGAAGTTGGCATGCTTTTCTGAAATTTGTGCGTTGCCGTGTCTTGCACCTTTCAGACCGCAGGCTTCAATGAGTGCACCTGCATAACGTGGCTTACCTGTTTCATCATGCGGCGGATTTTTGAAAATGCTACCTGCATTCGGCAAGTTGAGCGGCTGTGTAGCACGACGTTTGTCCATCCACTCCTTGCGACGCTGCATTGCTGCCTTTTGCTCGTGTGGTGTTAGTTTTTTTAGCCGCATCTCGGTTGCAAGAATCACATCGTTTTGCAAATCTGTGTCGCGATATGTGTAACGAATCTCAGATTTATGCAGACGCATAATTTTTCCATCGCGCACAACTTCTACCCATTCAATCACTTCAAAAATTTCTTTACCATAGGCGCCAGCGTTCATTAAAATTGCGCCGCCAAGGCTACCCGGAATGCCTGAAAGATTTTCCAATCCGCCCAACCCTTGCTTCAGCGTTTGCATAGCCAGCGCGGGCAAATCGGCACCAGCTTCGGCATAGACGCGCTCGCCTTCAATGACCACATGCTCCAAGTTTTCTCGCAATGAAATCACTGCACCGCGCACACCTTCATCACTAATGAGAATGTTGCTGCCGCGCCCTAAAATGATGTAAGGCATATTTGCTTGGTGAAAGAACGCTACTGCACTTACCACATCGTCTTTGTCGCACGGGCGCACGAAGAAGTCGGCGTTGCCTCCAATTTTGAAACTAGAGTATGACGCCAGATTTTCGTTGAGCACAATCTTGCCACGCACAGCTGCTCTTAAATCTTGCAGTTTGATCATTTCAGGCTCAGTGTTCGTGTTGCATAATCAATTGTCAGTTTGCGCCCTCTGAAAAATGGAAAGCCAAGAATCATTTCTACCTTTCGTTTCTGCGAGATACCGACCAAATTGAACTGATTGTGAATCATGGACATATCCATCACCGCTACACGCAGGCGTTTTGCTACAGCTTCATCTAAGCGAATTTCATTTGCGCGCACAAATTCAATTGAGATTGCACCACCAATGCCATGTGCGCTTTTCTCTTCATTTGGCACTTCAATGTGCGCAAACTCCATTTCCTTTGCCAGACTTTCTGTAATCACACAGCCCGTTGCCCCTGTATCAATGATTGCAGTTACCAGCCGAGAAGCAGTTTTGCCTACCAGTTCAGCTTTCACCAAAATGAGCGGCAGCGCTTTTGATGCCAATTGAAATCGAATCGCCATTAGTGGCTAACAATGTGTTGTCGAAGTTCCTCTGCGAGCTTATCTGCAAATTTCGTGATGTCGCCTGCGCCCATTACAATTACCATATCGCCACTGCGCACGCGGCTCAGCACACCAGCCAGCAAGAGTGTTTTATCGGCAATGAAAGACACACTCGTGTAGCTGCGCCTGCGCATCTCTTGCTCAATTATACTGCCCGACACATCAGGAAACTCTTCTTTTTTTTCTCGTGAGCCATAGACCTCTGTAATAAAAACCTCATCGGCAAGCATCAGAGCATCAGCAAACTCTCTGACGAAATCTCTCGTGCGCGAGTACAGATGCGGCTGAAAGACGGCTATCACGCGACGCTCTTTCCAGCCTTCTCGTGCCGCATTGAGCGTTGCACGTATTTCCGTTGGATGATGCGCATAATCATCTACTACCATGACAGGACTTGACGGCAGCGACTTGATTTGAAAACGCCGTCGCACAGGATAAAACTTTAAGAGTGCTCGGCGAATATCCTCAAACTCTAAGCCGATTTCTTCGGCTACCGCCACCGCCGCCAGCGCATTCTTGACATTATGCACCCCTGCTGCATGTAAGCCTATTGCGCCTAACTCCTTTCCACGGTAACGCACTTTGAACTTTGTCGCAGCATGATGCGATTCAATATCGTAGGCGATATAATCACAATTTTCTGCTGTGCCGTATGTGATCACCTTCTGCTCAAAGAGGTGCGCAATTTCCATGATGTTGAATTCATCGCCACAGCAGACCACGGCGCCGTAAAACGGGGCTTTGTTAGCAAACTCCACGAATGCCATTCGCAAATCGTTAAGATCTTTGTAAGTATCCAAATGTTCTGCTTCCAGCGTGGTGATGACAGCAATCGTTGGCGTCAGTTTCAAGAACGTGCGGTCAAATTCATCGGCTTCGACCACCATAAATTCACTCTCACCGACAATTGCACTGCCTTGCATCTGCGTGAGATTCTGGAAGTAATCCGAAATGCCGCCAATCATCACGGTTGGACTCAACCCGCATTCTTGCAAAACCACACCAATCATGGTGGTTGTGGTTGTTTTGCCATGCGTGCCAGCCACGCAGATACCAATCTTGTGGCGCATCAATTCGCCGAGTAATTCATCGCGCTTGATAACAGGAATGCCTCGCAGCTTGGCTTCCACTGTCTCAGAATTCGTCTCTGGGTTGACCGCCGACGAGTGAGCGACAACATCAGCACCTTCAATTACATTTTTGTTATGCCCGATGCAGATGATGGCGCCCATGGATTTGAGCCTTTCGGTAATCTCGCTTTGCTGTTGGTCAGAGCCGCTGACTTCAAAGCCACGTTTGAGCAAGACCTCGGCAATGGCACTCATTCCAGCACCACCAATACCCACCAGATGCACACGCTTTGTGCGTCCTAATGAGTTGTATTTAATCTTGCTATTCTTCACTTGTCTCTGTTTGATACGCTTTTGCTAATCGAATGACCCGTTTTGCAATGTTCAATGCCGCATTTGGCTTTGCGCGTTTTTTTGCTTTTGCTCTCATTGCTGAAAGTTTTTCATCATTTTGTATCAAGTCAAAAATCTTCTCTTTGGCACGCTGGCTACTGATGTCTTTGTCCAAAATCATTTCGGCAGCACTGCTCTCTGCCATGGCTTCAGCATTGTGCACTTGATGATTTGCTGCTGCAAAGGGATACGGCACTAAGACCGCCGCCACGCCCATGTTGCACAGTTCAGCCAGTGTTGAGGCACCTGCACGGCAGAGTGCCAAATCTGCTGCAGAGTAGGCATAATCCATTCGGTCAATGAACGCACCGAGCCAGAGATTTTTCTTTTTGCCCACGCGCGCGGCAATACTCTCGAAATCTACCTTTCCTGTCTGCCAGATGACATTAAACTTTCGTAATGCTTCCTCAAGCCAACTTTCTACTGCACGGTTCAGTGAGCGCGCTCCTAAGCTGCCACCGAAGACCAGCAGCGTTTTGCGGTCGCTATCCAGACCGAAGAAGTCGCAGGCTTCGTCTTTCGGATGCACTTCAAAGCTGCGTGTCGGATTGCCTGTTACGAAAACCTCATCGCGATCGAAGTAGTCGAGCGACTCTAAGAACGACAGATGCACTTCATCGGCGCGATAGGCTAAGATGCGCGTCGCCAAGCCCGGCTTTGCATTTTGCTCTTGAATCAGCGTTGGAATTTCCCATGACTGTGCTTGCCAGACCACCGGTGCACTGACAAAACCGCCGGTGCCGACTACGACATCAGGCTCTTCTTGAAAAAACAGTCGCTTGCACTCGTTCAGGCTTCTATAGAGCTGAAACGGAAATTTCAAATTTTCAAAGAGCGTCTTTGGCGAAAATCCTCGCTTCACGCCAATTGCTGAAATCAAATGCAGTGCAAACCCGAGTTTCGGCACCTGGGTTGCTTCAATGCCCCTTTCTGTACCGACAAACGAAATCACAGCACTGGGTTCTAACTTCAACACTTGCTCTGCAATCGCCACCGCTGGATAAAGATGCCCACCTGTACCACCGCCCGCAAAGATAATTCTCATTGCTCTTCATGCTTGATCGGTTTCATTTAGTCTTGCTTAGGCATAGCGCTGGCTACATTTGCTTGTGCATCTTTCTTTGCTGATATCTTTGCCGATGCGAGCCGCTTTCTTTCACGCGAAATGCTAATCAGCACACCTATGCCAAAGGCATTAAAGAGCATGGCACTGCCTCCAAAACTCACAAATGGCATTGGCAAGCCTGTCGTCGGCAAAAGATGACATGCAACACCGGCATTGATGAACGCATACAACCCAATTGCTAAAGTGATGCCATAGGCTAAGAACTTGCCAAAATCGTCTAATGCACTTTGTGCAATGAGTACGCCGCAGACGATAATCCCACCAAACACAAGCAGCAAAACGATTGCTCCGATAAAGCCATACTCTTCACCAAAAATGGCAAAGATGAAATCGTTGTAAGATGCTGGCAAAAAGAGTTCGCGTTGTTTGCTTGCACCAATCCCAAGTCCTGTCAAGCCCCCATTACCAAGTCCAATCAAGGCTTGTTCGATCTGATAACTTGCTTTTTGACTTCCTGTACCGATGAACGACATTAAGCGCTCCATACGATAACTTGCCGATACTGCAAAAATGGCGGCAAGCACACCTACTGGCAAAAGCGTGAGCACCAGATGCTTGAGGCTTGCCCCGCCAATGAAGAGCATGGTAAAACCAATCACCATCAAAACAGACGCGGTGCTAAAATTTGGCTCTAATGCTACCAGCGATCCGATAGCAATAATGACGGTCAGCATTGGATAATAAGCCCGCTCCAAATCCTTGATGTAGCGCTGTTTTTCTGCTAACATCGTTGCCATATGAATGATCAGTGCATATTTGGCTAAGTCAGAGGCTTGAAACTTCAATCGTCCGTAGCCAATCCAACGCGCCGCGCCATGGATGACCCCCAGACTTTTGAGCACTAGCAGCATTGCAAGCAACACGAGGCTAATTATCAAAATTGCTTTGCTCCACTTCTTCAGCAGTTTGTAATCCATGCCACCCACGATGAAAATCACAAGTAGCCCCAGCAAGGCATATCCTGCTTGTCTCCAAAGAAAGTAGGCATCGTTATCGAATTTTGTAGCCGCCCAGCCAGCACCGCTGCTATAGACAGCAAGTATGCCGATACACATCAGAATCACGACCAAGAGCAAGAGCAATTTGCCTGCAAGACTCTCAAAAGTCTTTTCTGGAATGAGATTGCCATGCATCATTTGCCCTAAGGCACTTTGCGCGCGCTCTTGCGTCTCGCGCTGCCCCCTACCCGACAGAAGGTATATGGTCGACAAGGATAGACACGAGTTCTTTTTCGTTCTTAAAACTTTCTTTTTCAATTGCGTGTGCCCTTCATACCTCAGCCGTAGAGCAGTCTCCGAAGAGACCGCTCTCGACTGAAGTTGCATCACAATTTGAAGGCTATCAAAGAACAGAACTACAAACTTGAAACCAATCTTTTGAAGACTTCACCGCGCTCTTCGAAGCCACTGAACATGTCGAAACTTGCACAGGCTGGCGAGAGCAGTACCGTATCACCTGCCTTTGCCTCTTTGTATGCAATCTTCACGGCGTCATCCATCGTCTCTGCTTTCACAACTTTGACCTTGTCTTTGAAGGTCTCGTAGATTTTCTCTTTGGATTCACCAAGAGCGACTATGCATCGCACTTTTTGCTCAATGAGCGGCACGACTTTCGTGTAGTCGTTGCCTTTATCGCGTCCACCGATAATGAGCACAATTGAGGGTTGAATGGTATCGAGCGCGTACCACAGTGCATTGACGCTTGTAGCCTTCGAATCGTTAATGAACTGCACACCATCTAACTCTCTGACAAATTCAATGCGATGCTCGACGCCTTGAAAACTCATGATGCTCTCACGAATGGTCTCTTTGCGTACTTCCATTGCACGCGCTGCTACTGCTGAGGCTAGCGAGTTATAGACATTATGTCGACCGCGAAAGTTGATGTTGCTCAAAATTTCCTCCTCTTTCATTAGAATTTCCTTTCGTCCGCCAACCTTCAGAATCAAGTGCCCATCTTTGAGATAGCCACATTCTGCATAGCGTCGGCTCAGGTCGCGCTCGAGACTAATTGGAATGAAGCGCATTCTTAGTTTTTCTTGCACTGCTTTTTTGCTAAAGTGTGTCGCTAGCGTCTCGTCATCTAAGTTTGCAATCAGCACATCGGTTTTAGTCTGTCTTTGATAGATGCGATATTTTGCCGCAGCGTATTCTTCAAACGTGGCATAGCGATCCAAATGGTTCGGCGTGATGTTTGTCAGAATCGCAACCTTTGGTTTGTACGTGAAACAATACTCTAACTGAAAACTACTTGTCTCAACAACTGCCACGTCTTTCTTGTCCATTTCACTGACATAGTCTGAAAACGGTTGCCCGATATTGCCTACTGCAAAGGCTTTGTAGCCTTTTTCTTTGCCCTCGTGCTCAAAGATGGCTTTTGTGAGCAATGTGGTCGTGGTTTTGCCATTTGTGCCCGTTATGGCAATAATTCTTGCTGCACAAAACCAACTTGCCATTTCGATTTCACTGAAAAGTTTAATCTTGGCTTTCTCTAACTGCTGCACCACTGGCGCGTTTGACGGCACACCTGGACTGATGACTGCAAAATCTGCATTGAAGATTTTTTCTGTATGTCCCTCGAACTCATACTTGATTTTTAGTTTCTGCAACTCTTGTTCTAAGGCACTATCCATCAACGGTGCTCGCTCGCTCAAAAAAAACTTTTGCACCGTGCTTCTTTAGCAATCGTGCTGCGGCAAGACCGCTGCGTTTGCCGCCAATAATCACCACATGCTTGCCTCTGACTTGACTTGCTTTCATCTGAGTTTGAGCGTAATTAAACTTGTTAGCGCAAGCAGAATCGTAATAATCCAAAATCGGATGACCACTTTTTCTTCGGGCCAGCCCAAAAGTTGAAAGTGATGATGCAGCGGCGCCATTTTGAAGACACGCCGACCTTCGCCATACTTTTTTTTCGTGTATTTGAACCACGTGCGCTGAATAATCACAGAGAGCGTTTCAACAAAGAAGATGCCCGCCAAGACTGGCAAGAGCAATTCTTTTTTGATGAGCAGCGCAATGACCGCAATTGCACCGCCAAGCGCCAGCGATCCTGTATCGCCCATAAAGACTTCTGCCGGATGTGAATTGAACCACAAAAACCCTATGCACGCAGCTGCAATAGCTAAGGCTAAAATTGTTACTTCTCCTGCACCTTCGATGTAGGTGATGTTGAGGTAGCTTGCAAACTTGACATTACCTGTCAGATACGCAAAGCCTGCAAGCGTCAAGACCACAATCGCTGCGCAGCCAGCGGCAAGTCCATCTAATCCATCCGTGAGATTCACTGCATTTGAAACCGCCGTAATGATGAACACGCACACTGGGATATAAAACCCGTTGTAATCAATCACCCAATTTTTGAAGAATGGAACTTCTGTCTGCGAAAGCAAGACACTAAACTTTGGCACGATGTAGGTATAGACTGCAACGAATACCCCCAGCGCGATTTGTCCTGCAAGTTTATACCGCTCGGCTAAGCCACCTTTAACTTTCTTTACCACTTTGAGATAATCATCATAGAACCCAACAGCACCCATCCAGACTACCGAGAGCAAAATCAGCCAGCTAAATGAATCCGTTACCTTCGTCCATAGCAATCCTGCGATGACAATAGAGAGAATCATCACCGTACCGCCCATGGTCGGAATTCCAACTTTTTGCGGTGTGCCTCTGGCGCTTCGAGCTTGATTGGCTCAATTACTTTTGTTTTCAAATACATGATGATTCTTGGACCTGCTATCATGGATACGAGAAACGCCGTTACAGCAGCCGCTCCCGCTCGAAACGTGATGTAATTGATGACACCGAGACCAGGGATGTCATACATATCATTCAAATATTTGAGCAGGTAGTACAGCATGGTTTTTTGCGTTAGTGTCTTGCACAACTTTTGTTTTTCTGACGCCTCTCATTG encodes the following:
- the ftsA gene encoding cell division protein FtsA: MAKEKIVVGLDIGTTKVCAVVAQKDEFGKINVLGVGRAHSEGLSRAAVVNINKTVDAIRQAVKEAEHTSSIRIKGVNVGISGEHVQCIRSHAEVSINQSGIVNYSDVMRFVEKAKANLKHLDVEREIIHAIPQEFIVDDQEGVLDPIGIIGTTMKGSVYVVLGMKTKVRNIQQCVEKAGLTINGMTFEPIASGMAVMKDSERKSGVAIIDIGGGTTDVAIYTKGVIRHSEVIKWAAIDVTNDVAIGLKTLHEVAEDLKIRHGCAYSRDLIKDEEILVQGIEGRAPKTFMRSTLTNIIEARMTEIFEYVRAALKRSGYYNYLNAGAIITGGGSLINGNQALAQEVLGLDVRIGQPEGITGGMVGELHSPIYATAVGLVLRAIKDLEQQEQFTASMQQAPPKEETPLNEPVTEGEPEKENRLNLFGKLRNWFDQI
- a CDS encoding UDP-N-acetylenolpyruvoylglucosamine reductase, whose amino-acid sequence is MIKLQDLRAAVRGKIVLNENLASYSSFKIGGNADFFVRPCDKDDVVSAVAFFHQANMPYIILGRGSNILISDEGVRGAVISLRENLEHVVIEGERVYAEAGADLPALAMQTLKQGLGGLENLSGIPGSLGGAILMNAGAYGKEIFEVIEWVEVVRDGKIMRLHKSEIRYTYRDTDLQNDVILATEMRLKKLTPHEQKAAMQRRKEWMDKRRATQPLNLPNAGSIFKNPPHDETGKPRYAGALIEACGLKGARHGNAQISEKHANFIVNLGGAKASDVLALIRLAQCAVKDKFGIGLELEIKLIGFEVKKEGVML
- a CDS encoding UDP-N-acetylmuramate--L-alanine ligase — its product is MKYNSLGRTKRVHLVGIGGAGMSAIAEVLLKRGFEVSGSDQQQSEITERLKSMGAIICIGHNKNVIEGADVVAHSSAVNPETNSETVEAKLRGIPVIKRDELLGELMRHKIGICVAGTHGKTTTTTMIGVVLQECGLSPTVMIGGISDYFQNLTQMQGSAIVGESEFMVVEADEFDRTFLKLTPTIAVITTLEAEHLDTYKDLNDLRMAFVEFANKAPFYGAVVCCGDEFNIMEIAHLFEQKVITYGTAENCDYIAYDIESHHAATKFKVRYRGKELGAIGLHAAGVHNVKNALAAVAVAEEIGLEFEDIRRALLKFYPVRRRFQIKSLPSSPVMVVDDYAHHPTEIRATLNAAREGWKERRVIAVFQPHLYSRTRDFVREFADALMLADEVFITEVYGSREKKEEFPDVSGSIIEQEMRRRSYTSVSFIADKTLLLAGVLSRVRSGDMVIVMGAGDITKFADKLAEELRQHIVSH
- the murG gene encoding undecaprenyldiphospho-muramoylpentapeptide beta-N-acetylglucosaminyltransferase; its protein translation is MRIIFAGGGTGGHLYPAVAIAEQVLKLEPSAVISFVGTERGIEATQVPKLGFALHLISAIGVKRGFSPKTLFENLKFPFQLYRSLNECKRLFFQEEPDVVVGTGGFVSAPVVWQAQSWEIPTLIQEQNAKPGLATRILAYRADEVHLSFLESLDYFDRDEVFVTGNPTRSFEVHPKDEACDFFGLDSDRKTLLVFGGSLGARSLNRAVESWLEEALRKFNVIWQTGKVDFESIAARVGKKKNLWLGAFIDRMDYAYSAADLALCRAGASTLAELCNMGVAAVLVPYPFAAANHQVHNAEAMAESSAAEMILDKDISSQRAKEKIFDLIQNDEKLSAMRAKAKKRAKPNAALNIAKRVIRLAKAYQTETSEE
- a CDS encoding cell cycle protein; this translates as MHGNLIPEKTFESLAGKLLLLLVVILMCIGILAVYSSGAGWAATKFDNDAYFLWRQAGYALLGLLVIFIVGGMDYKLLKKWSKAILIISLVLLAMLLVLKSLGVIHGAARWIGYGRLKFQASDLAKYALIIHMATMLAEKQRYIKDLERAYYPMLTVIIAIGSLVALEPNFSTASVLMVIGFTMLFIGGASLKHLVLTLLPVGVLAAIFAVSASYRMERLMSFIGTGSQKASYQIEQALIGLGNGGLTGLGIGASKQRELFLPASYNDFIFAIFGEEYGFIGAIVLLLVFGGIIVCGVLIAQSALDDFGKFLAYGITLAIGLYAFINAGVACHLLPTTGLPMPFVSFGGSAMLFNAFGIGVLISISRERKRLASAKISAKKDAQANVASAMPKQD